The Thermoleophilum album genome contains a region encoding:
- the lipA gene encoding lipoyl synthase codes for MAHELWVSWLGLVEYREALELQRRVHAARVADRIPDVLLLLEHPPVYTCGVRTRPEDLPLPREEYERRGIAVHAVDRGGRVTYHGPGQLIGYPIVRVGRVREFVSAIERALVAVLNAEGVTDAHVPASDTGIWTSHGKIASIGIRVRDGVSLHGFALNVDCDLEPFRWIHPCGMSEAAMSSLALEGHPGRMRCVRRRCGYELARALGARQRLVSRDRLTALLQRTRARPLASRSRARPGGWETLELPQARPFRDRKPRWFKRPRPGGARYRALHARIEAEGLHTVCQEAACPNIGECWEHGTATFMILGDVCTRRCGFCNVKSGKPTHNDPLEPLKVARQVQRMGLRHAVVTSVDRDDLPDYGAGAFAAVIRAIRTLNPGCTVEVLTPDFRGQEMPLARVIAERPDVFNHNVETVPRLYPLARRGSDFARSCRVLLNAKLMGGERVKTKSGLMVGLGETREEVLEVLWLLREHAVEIVTIGQYLRPSRDHLPVVRYWHPEEFRELEREALAMGFSSVAAGPLVRSSYHAEQTLLAARAAGDAGGPTSASAFCSSGPAPTTAAKTRPSRPSTRSTVGVTAIA; via the coding sequence GGCTCGGTCTCGTCGAGTACCGCGAGGCGCTTGAGCTGCAACGGCGGGTCCACGCGGCGCGCGTCGCCGATCGCATCCCTGACGTTTTGTTGCTGCTGGAGCACCCGCCGGTTTACACGTGCGGGGTTCGTACTCGTCCCGAAGACCTGCCGTTGCCGCGCGAGGAGTACGAGCGAAGGGGCATCGCCGTCCACGCGGTCGACCGCGGTGGCCGTGTCACTTACCACGGACCCGGTCAGCTGATCGGCTACCCGATCGTGCGTGTCGGACGCGTGCGCGAGTTCGTGTCGGCGATCGAGCGGGCGCTGGTGGCGGTTTTGAACGCCGAGGGTGTGACCGACGCCCACGTTCCGGCAAGCGACACCGGGATCTGGACAAGCCACGGCAAGATCGCCTCGATCGGTATCCGCGTGCGCGACGGTGTGTCGCTGCACGGCTTCGCCCTAAACGTCGACTGTGACCTCGAACCCTTCCGCTGGATCCATCCCTGCGGGATGAGCGAGGCAGCGATGTCGTCGCTTGCCTTGGAGGGCCATCCCGGCCGAATGCGCTGCGTGCGCCGACGCTGCGGCTACGAGCTGGCGCGCGCTCTCGGTGCGCGGCAACGGCTGGTTTCGCGCGACCGCCTGACAGCGCTCTTGCAGCGCACCCGTGCGCGCCCGCTGGCGAGCCGGTCGCGGGCGCGCCCGGGCGGTTGGGAGACGCTCGAACTGCCTCAGGCACGCCCCTTCCGCGACCGCAAGCCGCGCTGGTTCAAGCGACCGCGACCGGGGGGCGCGCGCTACCGCGCACTACATGCACGCATCGAAGCGGAGGGCTTGCACACCGTTTGCCAGGAGGCCGCTTGCCCGAACATCGGTGAGTGCTGGGAGCACGGCACAGCGACCTTCATGATCCTCGGCGATGTCTGCACCCGCCGCTGCGGCTTCTGCAACGTCAAGAGCGGTAAACCGACGCACAACGATCCGCTTGAGCCGCTGAAGGTCGCCCGCCAAGTGCAGCGCATGGGTTTGCGCCACGCGGTTGTCACGAGCGTCGACCGCGACGACCTACCCGACTACGGTGCCGGCGCCTTCGCGGCGGTGATTCGAGCGATCCGCACGCTCAACCCCGGCTGCACCGTGGAGGTCCTGACACCGGATTTCCGTGGTCAAGAGATGCCGCTGGCGCGCGTGATCGCTGAGCGACCGGACGTCTTCAACCACAACGTCGAGACGGTCCCGCGCCTCTATCCGCTTGCCCGGCGCGGCTCCGACTTCGCGCGTTCCTGCCGCGTGCTGCTCAACGCCAAGCTGATGGGCGGCGAGCGAGTGAAGACCAAGTCGGGCCTGATGGTCGGCCTGGGCGAGACCCGCGAGGAGGTTCTCGAGGTGCTTTGGTTGTTGCGTGAGCACGCCGTCGAGATCGTGACTATCGGCCAGTACCTGCGGCCTTCACGCGACCACCTGCCGGTCGTCCGCTACTGGCACCCCGAGGAGTTCCGCGAGCTCGAGCGCGAGGCGCTGGCGATGGGCTTCTCTTCGGTGGCCGCTGGTCCGCTCGTGCGCTCCAGCTATCACGCTGAGCAGACCTTGTTGGCCGCTCGCGCGGCCGGCGACGCGGGGGGCCCGACGAGCGCCTCCGCTTTCTGCTCGTCAGGACCGGCGCCCACGACTGCCGCCAAGACTCGCCCGTCTCGCCCATCAACGCGCAGCACGGTGGGCGTTACGGCAATCGCGTAG
- a CDS encoding DUF4395 domain-containing protein: MIDARAPRVNQAFVGLVCLLAFLLQAPVLVAIVALQLAVGLIFGRRYCLPCVFYFEVLQPRLGEGPLEDARPPRFANIVGCVFTAAATLALLAGVETLGWALALLVAALALLAASTGFCVGCEIYTWFARRRGIPLRDPSSAPPAGGTTA, encoded by the coding sequence ACGCACGCGCACCGCGCGTGAATCAGGCCTTCGTCGGCCTCGTCTGTTTGCTCGCGTTCCTCCTCCAGGCCCCAGTACTCGTAGCGATCGTCGCGCTGCAACTTGCGGTGGGGCTCATCTTCGGGCGCCGCTACTGCCTTCCCTGCGTCTTCTACTTCGAGGTGCTGCAGCCACGCCTCGGGGAGGGTCCACTGGAGGACGCACGGCCGCCGCGCTTCGCGAACATCGTGGGGTGCGTCTTCACCGCTGCCGCCACGCTCGCCCTCCTGGCGGGCGTCGAGACGCTCGGCTGGGCGCTCGCCCTGCTCGTCGCGGCGCTTGCGCTGCTCGCCGCCAGTACCGGCTTCTGCGTCGGCTGCGAGATCTACACGTGGTTTGCGCGGCGTCGCGGCATCCCCCTGCGTGACCCATCGTCCGCGCCGCCGGCCGGCGGCACTACGGCCTGA